Part of the Flavobacterium sp. KS-LB2 genome is shown below.
TTCCTGTTTTTCCTGGCATATTTAAATCTAAAAACAAAACATGAGGCAACTTAATCTCAGGTTGTACTAAATAATCCATTAGATCATTACCATCTTTAAAGAGAGTCAACTTATTATTCATTTTTAGCTCTTGTATAGCTTCACTAAAAAAAGTGCGATCATCTTCATCATCGTCAGCCAAAAGAATATGCATTGAATCTTGGTGTGTAATCATAAAATATGGGGTGTTTTTATAATTTTATTAATCATTATTAGATAACTCTCTTTTTTTACCTACTATTCTCTTAAACATTGAAGGCGTTAATCCAGTCACTTTTTTAAATTGAGTGGACAAATACGCAACACTACTATAGTTTAACTCATGAGAAATTTCGGTTAACGTAAGTTTCTCTTCAATTATAAGTTTTTTGGCTCTTTCAATCTTTTGAATAATAATAAAATTCTCAATAGATGTAAATGTGTATTCCGAAAAAACATTGGTAATATAACCGTATCTAAAATTCAGTTTGTCCGATAAATATTGAGAAATGGTAATGTTTGGAAATTTCTCTTTTTCATAGACAATCTCAACGATAGCGTCTTTAATTTTTTGGATTAATTGTCCTTTAGGATTATTAATAATCTGAATACCATACTTTGTCAAACCAACTTGAAGTTCTTCCAAAACATCTTCAGAAATAGGATCTCCAATTTCAATTTGTCCTAAATCCAACAGTTGATATTTAATATCAAATTTTTCTAATTGTTCTTGTAATATTGCCTTACATGCAATATTTCCATCATAATTAAAATTGAGTTTCATATCAATAAACAAGTGTTAAAGTTAAAATTAAACGATAAATGTAAATCAAAAAATATTAATCTGGTAACAAATCATTTACTTTAAATACAAAACACTGCCTTGTTTTAAGGGATCCAATATAAACAACTGATTACTAAGTCTCTTAAATGAAACCCTATTTATTAAAAATCACAACGAAAAATATGTGCTAATAAAAATCATCCATGAATTGTTTCGTTTTTACCGTAATTTTTTATAATATTTTCTTCAAATTCAAGCCATTCTCTCCAACGCTTTTCAACGTCAATTCCTACGCCGTATTTTCTTGCGTAAGTAATAAAAGTGGTGTAATGTCCCGCTTCACTCTCCATCAAATCTCTATAAAAAACAGCTAATTCTTCATCTTGAATGTTTTCCGAAAGCACTTTGAAACGTTCACAACTTCTAGCTTCTATCATCGCTGAAAACAATAACCGTTCCACTAAACTAGAAACTCTGCTTCCATCACTGCTTTTTTTCATGTATAAATACAATTCATTTACATATTCATCTTTGCGCTCTCGTCCCAATTTCAAGCCACGTTTAATTATAATGTTGTGAACTTGCTCAAAATGATCAATTTCTTCTTTGGCCAAAGCCAATAAATCCTTCACTAAATCTTGATGTTCTGAATTGTTTGTTATAATAGTGATTGCATTTGTAGCTGCTTTTTGTTCACACCAAGCATGATCTGTCAAGATTTCTTCAATGTTTTTTTCTACAATATTAACCCATCTTGGATCAGTTGGTAATTTTAATCTTAGTACAGACATTACAAAATTTGTTTAAAGTTTGAAAAAAGTTTAAGGTTTAAAGAAAAAGGTTTAAAATTAAAATTCAGAAACCAATGCATTATTTAAATACCTAGTAGTATTTAATAACTGTTGATTCCAAAACTTTAAACCTTAAACCTTAAACTTGAAACTAAAAAAATTAATATACGAAAATAGCTCTTTCGCTCATCATTTCGTTCACTTCATTGGCTACTGCCTCGATAACATCTTCGTTAGTATGATCTACTAATACTCTGTCAATTAAGGCAACAATAGTTTCCATATCTTCTTCAACAAGACCACGAGTTGTAATCGCTGCTGTTCCTACACGAATTCCTGAAGTTACAAATGGTGATTTATCATCAAATGGAACCATGTTTTTATTTACGGTAATTTCTGCTTTTACTAATGCATTTTCAGCATCTTTTCCAGAAATATTCTTGTTTCTTAAATCAATCAACATCATGTGATTGTCTGTTCCACCAGAAATAATCTCATATCCTCTTTTTACAAAAGCATCCGCCATAGCGTTAGCATTTTTTTGTAATTGTAGCGCATAGGTAAAAAATTCATCTTTCAAAGCTTCACCAAAAGCTACTGCTTTTGCTGCTATAATATGCATTAATGGACCACCTTGATTTCCAGGAAAAACAGCCAAATCCAATAAAGAAGACATCATTCTGATTTCTCCTTTTGGAGTAGTTAAACCAAATGGGTTTTCGAAATCTTTACCCATCAAGATTAAACCTCCTCGAGGTCCACGTAATGTTTTGTGTGTTGTAGTTGTTACAATATGGCAATGTGGCAATGGATCATTCATCAACCCCTTGGCGATAAGCCCAGCTGGGTGAGAAATATCAGCCAATAAGATGGCGCCAACGCTATCCGCAATTACCCTAAAACGCTCAAAATCCATATCACGAGAATAAGCCGAAGCTCCTGTGATAATTAATTTTGGTTGCTCTCTAGTAGCTATTTCTTGAATTTTATCATAATCTAATCTTCCTGTTTCCTTGTCTACACCGTAAAATGAAGGCGTATATAATCGTCCTGAAAAATTAACTGGTGAACCATGCGTTAAGTGTCCTCCATGTGACAAATCAAAGCCTAAAATTTTATCACCTGGTTTGATACACGCGTGGTAAACCGCTGTATTTGCTTGCGAACCAGAGTGTGGCTGTACATTTGCGTAAGCAGCTCCAAATAATTCTTTGGCTCTGTCAATAGCAATTTGCTCCACAACATCAACTACTTCACAACCTCCGTAGTATCTTTTGCCAGGATATCCTTCCGCATATTTGTTAGTTAAAACAGAACCAGCTGCTTCCATTACTTCGTCACTTACGAAGTTTTCCGATGCAATAAGTTCTAATCCGTGAATTTGTCTTTCTTGTTCTTCTAGAATAAGGTCAAAAATTTGTTCGTCGCGTTGCATTTTTTTGATTTTCGTTAATTTGATGCAAAAATACAAAAAAACGTTTGGTTAATAGTTAGATTATAATATATTTGATGAGTAATTTTTTAACAAAATAATTAACAAAATATGCCAATAACAGCTAACGATACCAATAGAAAATCATGGCTAGAAGTTCCCGCCAATAGTGATTTCCCTATTCAAAATATTCCTTTCGGAGTTTTTCTTACCAAAGAAAATATAGTAACCGTAGGAACAAGGATTGGTGATTTTGCAATCGACTTGGGAGCTTTGCAACAATTAAATTATTTTGAAGGTATTGAACTTACGGACGATATGTTCATGCAGGATACTTTGAATGATTTTATTTCGGATGGCCAAAAAACATGGCGTTTGGTTCGAAACCGAATTTCAGAGCTTTTTGATGTGAAAAATCCGAAACTACAAGATAATGCAAAAGATAGAGACATTATAATATTCAGAATGGAAGATGTTGAGATGCAATTGCCAGTACTTATTGGTGATTACACTGACTTTTATTCCAGTAAAGAACACGCT
Proteins encoded:
- the glyA gene encoding serine hydroxymethyltransferase, which gives rise to MQRDEQIFDLILEEQERQIHGLELIASENFVSDEVMEAAGSVLTNKYAEGYPGKRYYGGCEVVDVVEQIAIDRAKELFGAAYANVQPHSGSQANTAVYHACIKPGDKILGFDLSHGGHLTHGSPVNFSGRLYTPSFYGVDKETGRLDYDKIQEIATREQPKLIITGASAYSRDMDFERFRVIADSVGAILLADISHPAGLIAKGLMNDPLPHCHIVTTTTHKTLRGPRGGLILMGKDFENPFGLTTPKGEIRMMSSLLDLAVFPGNQGGPLMHIIAAKAVAFGEALKDEFFTYALQLQKNANAMADAFVKRGYEIISGGTDNHMMLIDLRNKNISGKDAENALVKAEITVNKNMVPFDDKSPFVTSGIRVGTAAITTRGLVEEDMETIVALIDRVLVDHTNEDVIEAVANEVNEMMSERAIFVY
- a CDS encoding tRNA-(ms[2]io[6]A)-hydroxylase, giving the protein MSVLRLKLPTDPRWVNIVEKNIEEILTDHAWCEQKAATNAITIITNNSEHQDLVKDLLALAKEEIDHFEQVHNIIIKRGLKLGRERKDEYVNELYLYMKKSSDGSRVSSLVERLLFSAMIEARSCERFKVLSENIQDEELAVFYRDLMESEAGHYTTFITYARKYGVGIDVEKRWREWLEFEENIIKNYGKNETIHG
- a CDS encoding helix-turn-helix domain-containing protein, whose protein sequence is MKLNFNYDGNIACKAILQEQLEKFDIKYQLLDLGQIEIGDPISEDVLEELQVGLTKYGIQIINNPKGQLIQKIKDAIVEIVYEKEKFPNITISQYLSDKLNFRYGYITNVFSEYTFTSIENFIIIQKIERAKKLIIEEKLTLTEISHELNYSSVAYLSTQFKKVTGLTPSMFKRIVGKKRELSNND